In a single window of the Acyrthosiphon pisum isolate AL4f chromosome X, pea_aphid_22Mar2018_4r6ur, whole genome shotgun sequence genome:
- the LOC100162080 gene encoding E3 ubiquitin-protein ligase RING2-like yields MASADPNDLSKVWKLSLYELHRSPQEPITDNTEIAVSPRSIHNELMCPICLDVLKKTMTTKECLHRFCSECIVTALRSGNKECPTCRKKLVSKRSLRADPNFDLIISKIYPNLDEYEAQQTRVLENINKNHNQANLVQSINEGIRLQTQNRQQRTKKNKSEELNESSSSTTPKPSNSSSQDNVMRTMVQTKVAKKMKSVMISEKEGSALTVDTLETTECDGTSKSVPVDEIELVLKPHPAVMISDNPFIGVLKENSVRYIKTTANATVDHLSKYLAMRLAIDLGTDVPERTLSFKIYVVPTADQFVPLKGNQTLQNIQDKFWKVNNPLEMFYSFA; encoded by the exons aTGGCTTCAGCAGATCCAAATGACCTTTCCAAAGTGTGGAAACTTTCACTGTACGAATTGCATAGATCTCCTCAGGAACCTATTACAGACAACACCGAAATTGCAGTATCACCACGAAGTATACATAATGAACTAATGTGTCCAATATGTTTggatgttttgaaaaaaacaatgacTACTAAAGAATGTCTccatag attctgctCAGAATGCATTGTGACTGCTCTTCGTTCAGGTAATAAAGAATGTCCTACTTGTCGTAAGAAACTAGTATCCAAACGGTCCCTACGTGCTGATCCAAATTTTGATCTTATCATATCTAAGATATATCCTAATCTTGATGAATACGAAGCACAACAAACTAGAgtattggaaaatataaataagaatcaCAATCAGGCAAATTTAGTTCAGTCAATAAACGAAGGTATCAGATTACAAACTCAAAATCGGCAACAACGAACCAAAAAGAACAAAAGTGAAGAGCTAAATGAAAGTAGCTCATCAACTACTCCAAAACCTTCAAATAGTTCAAGTCAAGATAATGTAATGAGAACAATGGTACAGACAAAAGTGGCAAAAAAGATGAAGTCTGTTATGATCTCAGAAAAAGAAGGATCCGCTTTAACTGTTGACACCTTGGAGACAACAGAATGTGATGGCACATCAAAAAGTGTGCCAGTAGATGAAATAGAACTAGTATTAAAACCTCATCCTGCAGTAATGATCAGTGATAATCCATTTATCGGAGTTTTGAAAGAAAACTCTGTAcgttatataaaaacaacagCTAACGCAACTG ttgatCATTTGAGTAAGTACTTAGCTATGAGATTGGCAATAGACCTTGGCACAGATGTTCCAGAACGTACTCTCAGTTTTAAAATCTATGTTGTACCCACTGCAGATCAATTTGTTCCTCTCAAAGGCAATCAAACACTTCAAAATATACAGGATAAGTTTTGGAAAGTAAACAACCCGCTGGAAATGTTTTACTCttttgcataa
- the LOC100164137 gene encoding protein TAPT1 homolog, with the protein MDKVEIASRKSASLVLGSLWDFILFEFKRDYSLENDEKEFSDKREKVYNFMKIPLEVERFMFYGICQCVDSFLFVYTFLPLRALVALKSLICSSLSKKGNHEKKYLSAAEIIDLLKMAVLITCLMMLLPWDTSMIYHVIKRQSVIKLYIFFNMLEVGDRLLSSFGQDILDALFWTATEPKTSQRSHFGVLPHFIIAVFYVFLHSILVLCQATILNIAINSKKRALLPIMMSNNFIELNGSVFKKFNKTSLFQLSCSDVRERFHLFILLLIVVVQTMKEYQWTSESFWKLMLDCVYVMILEIIIDWTKHAFITRFNEINLSVYSDYLLSFAYDTAQSYNKKAFTDHSDSVARRMGFIPIPLGVVIIKVLTRCVSIDGQLVSIVILLSTLACVATLKIVNLVYIIGRACKMINLDKTVCENKNKNKSQLFIYFYINRLIYGRHALIHKY; encoded by the exons ATGGACAAAGTCGAGATTGCTTCTAGGAAGTCGGCCAGCTTAG tattaggctCTTTATGGGATTTTATTCTTTTCGAATTTAAACGTGACTATTCTCTAGAAAATGACGAAAAAGAATTTTCAGACAAGAGAGAaaaagtttacaattttatgaaaatacccTTAGAAGTAGAACGATTCATGTTTTATGGCATTTGTCAG TGTGTAGATTCATTCCTATTTGTTTACACATTCCTACCATTACGAGCATTAGTCgcattaaaatcattaatttgtagTTCTTTATCAAAAAA GGgcaatcatgaaaaaaaatacttatctgcTGCAGAAATTATTGACTTGCTAAAGATGGCTGTACTTATAACATGTTTGATGATGTTATTACCTTGGGATACGTCAATGATATATCATGTAATTAAACGCCAGTCggttattaagttatatatattttttaacatgttaGAG gtcGGAGACAGGTTACTTTCATCATTTGGCCAAGATATTTTAGACGCTTTGTTTTGGACCGCTACTGAACCTAAGACTAGTCAGCGTTCACATTTTGGCGTTTtaccacattttattattgctgTGTTTTATGTCT TTTTACATAGCATACTTGTATTATGCCAAGCTACCATATTGAATATCGCCATTAATTCTAAGAAAAGGGCATTACTACCAATCATGATGTCCAATAAC TTTATAGAACTTAATGGAAGCgtgtttaaaaagtttaataagaCATCTTTGTTCCAATTATCGTGCAGTGATGTCCGTGAAAGATTCCATCTGTTCATATTATTACTGATAGTTGTAGTGCAAACAATGAAAGAATACCAATGGACTAGTG aATCATTTTGGAAGTTAATGCTTGACTGTGTGTATGTTATGATAttggaaattataattgattggaCGAAACATGCATTCATCACTAGGTTCAATGAAATCAACTTGTCAGTATACAGTGACTATTTATTGAGCTTTGCTTATGATACTGCACAGTCTTATAATAAAAAG GCATTCACTGATCACTCGGATTCGGTGGCAAGACGAATGGGATTTATCCCAATTCCCCTTGGAGTAGTTATAATTAAGGTTTTAACTAGATGTGTGTCTATTGATGGGCAACTAGTTTCCATAGTTATACTATTGTCTACATTAGCATGTGTAGCCACATTGAAAATTGTTAATCTTGTCTATATAATAGGAAGAGCTTGTAAGATGATAAATCTCGACAAAACggtatgtgaaaataaaaataaaaataaatctcaattatttatttatttttatatcaatagattgATTTACGGGAGGCATGCcttaatacacaaatattag